A single genomic interval of Bacillus solimangrovi harbors:
- the katA gene encoding catalase KatA, producing MSNKKNNLTTSWGAPVGDNQNSMTAGSRGPTLIQDVHLLEKLAHFNRERVPERVVHAKGAGAHGYFEVTNDVAKYTKANFLSEVGKRTPLFVRFSTVAGENGSADTVRDPRGFAVKFYTEEGNYDLVGNNTPVFFIRDAIKFPDFIHTQKRDPKTHLKNPNAIWDFWSLSPESLHQVTILMSDRGIPATYRHMNGYGSHTFKWVNEQGEAVWVKYHFKTEQGIKNLTSDVAAKLAGENPDYHTEELFNAIESGDHPEWKVYVQIMPEEDANTYRFDPFDVTKVWSHKDYPLIEVGRMVLDRNPENYFAEVEQATFSPGAFVPGIEASPDKMLQGRLFAYADAHRYRVGTNHNHLPINRPKSGYHNYQRDGQMRFDNNGGDSVYYEPNSFGGPAESHENKQTPYSVSGEADSVAYDHHDHYTQAGDLYRLLSEDERTRLVQNIVEAMKPVTKEEIKIKQVQHFYKADPEYGTRIAEGLGLSAPQEV from the coding sequence ATGAGTAATAAGAAAAATAATTTAACGACTAGTTGGGGTGCTCCTGTAGGAGATAATCAAAATTCTATGACTGCTGGTTCTAGAGGACCTACTTTAATTCAAGATGTTCATCTTCTCGAAAAGCTTGCACACTTCAATCGTGAGCGTGTACCTGAGCGTGTTGTTCATGCAAAGGGAGCGGGTGCACATGGATACTTTGAAGTAACAAATGATGTAGCAAAATATACGAAGGCGAACTTTTTGTCAGAAGTAGGGAAGCGAACTCCTTTATTCGTTCGTTTTTCAACGGTAGCTGGAGAGAATGGTTCAGCCGATACAGTTAGAGACCCACGTGGTTTTGCAGTGAAATTTTATACAGAAGAAGGCAACTATGATTTAGTAGGAAATAATACACCAGTGTTCTTCATCCGTGATGCGATTAAGTTCCCTGATTTCATTCATACGCAAAAACGAGATCCGAAAACACATTTGAAAAATCCTAATGCCATTTGGGATTTCTGGTCATTGTCACCTGAATCGTTACACCAAGTTACGATTCTCATGTCAGATAGAGGCATTCCAGCTACATACCGTCATATGAACGGCTATGGTAGTCATACGTTTAAATGGGTTAATGAACAAGGTGAAGCAGTATGGGTTAAATATCACTTTAAAACAGAACAAGGGATTAAAAATTTAACATCAGACGTAGCAGCTAAGCTTGCTGGTGAAAACCCTGATTACCATACAGAAGAATTATTTAATGCAATTGAAAGTGGAGATCACCCTGAGTGGAAAGTATATGTTCAAATTATGCCGGAAGAAGATGCGAACACATATCGATTTGATCCATTCGATGTAACGAAAGTATGGTCACATAAGGATTATCCGTTAATTGAAGTTGGTCGAATGGTATTAGATAGAAATCCTGAGAATTACTTTGCAGAAGTTGAGCAAGCAACTTTTTCACCAGGAGCATTCGTACCAGGAATTGAGGCGTCACCTGATAAGATGCTTCAAGGTCGATTGTTTGCATATGCAGATGCACATCGTTATCGTGTAGGTACAAATCATAACCATCTTCCAATTAATCGCCCTAAGTCTGGTTATCATAACTATCAACGTGATGGACAAATGAGATTTGATAATAATGGTGGAGATTCAGTATATTACGAGCCTAATAGTTTCGGAGGCCCTGCTGAGTCTCATGAGAACAAACAAACACCTTATTCTGTTTCAGGTGAAGCAGACAGCGTTGCATATGATCATCATGATCACTATACACAAGCAGGTGACCTATACCGCCTACTAAGTGAAGATGAACGGACACGCCTTGTTCAAAATATTGTTGAAGCAATGAAGCCAGTCACTAAGGAAGAGATTAAAATTAAACAGGTTCAACATTTCTATAAAGCTGATCCTGAATATGGAACTCGTATTGCTGAAGGACTAGGTCTATCTGCTCCTCAAGAAGTGTAA
- a CDS encoding D-arabinono-1,4-lactone oxidase has product MLSLETKSVKNWSENVQFSPQQICKPKSIDEVVAIVKDANVAKKRIRMIGSGHSFTPLIATNDVLVSLDNMQGVISVDEEKQIAEVWAGTKLSRLGNELHELGYSQENLGDIDVQSVAGALLTGTHGTGLQHGVLATQIEEMTVVLANGEVKQISKDLDEEYYSAFAVSLGLLGIVVSMKLRVVPQRNFLYESKRIEMNELLTNLGSYLTNNEHFECFAFPYSTKMQVKTLNETERDSRSLAFKKWKVNTLENRAFSALSELSRKLPTLSPSISRFSANSVPSSTMIGPSYKLFATERSVMFSEMEYSIPIHSFQSALEAILQEIDRQKFSVHFPIECRFVKGDDLWLSPSYHRDSAFIAVHMYKGMPYEEYFEQAEQILQSYGGRPHWGKLHGMKHEQLLERYPMLPKFLEIREELDPNKIFVNTYTEQLFNLG; this is encoded by the coding sequence GTGCTTTCATTAGAAACAAAGTCGGTGAAAAATTGGTCTGAAAATGTACAATTTAGTCCTCAACAAATATGTAAACCGAAATCTATCGATGAAGTTGTGGCTATTGTTAAGGATGCAAATGTTGCTAAAAAAAGAATTAGAATGATCGGGTCTGGTCATTCGTTTACACCATTAATTGCAACGAATGATGTCCTCGTTTCATTAGATAATATGCAAGGTGTCATCTCAGTAGATGAGGAAAAGCAAATAGCTGAAGTATGGGCAGGAACGAAACTATCAAGATTAGGAAATGAATTACATGAGTTAGGATATTCTCAAGAAAATTTAGGAGATATTGATGTACAGTCAGTTGCTGGAGCTTTGCTAACTGGAACCCATGGTACAGGTTTGCAGCATGGTGTATTAGCGACACAAATAGAAGAAATGACTGTAGTGCTAGCTAATGGAGAAGTGAAGCAGATTAGTAAAGATCTAGACGAGGAATATTATTCTGCGTTTGCAGTCTCATTAGGCTTGCTAGGTATTGTTGTATCAATGAAGCTTAGGGTCGTGCCACAACGCAATTTTCTTTATGAAAGTAAGCGGATTGAAATGAATGAGTTATTAACTAATTTAGGGAGTTATCTAACAAATAATGAGCATTTTGAATGTTTTGCGTTTCCTTATTCAACGAAAATGCAAGTGAAAACGTTGAATGAAACTGAAAGAGATAGCCGTTCGTTAGCGTTTAAGAAGTGGAAAGTAAATACGCTTGAAAATAGAGCATTTTCAGCATTAAGTGAACTTTCTCGTAAACTACCAACATTAAGTCCCTCAATAAGCAGGTTTTCAGCTAACAGTGTTCCTTCAAGCACAATGATTGGACCAAGCTATAAGTTATTTGCAACAGAGCGATCCGTTATGTTCAGTGAAATGGAATATAGCATCCCAATCCACTCCTTCCAATCTGCATTAGAAGCCATCTTACAAGAGATTGATAGACAAAAATTCTCAGTTCATTTTCCAATCGAGTGTCGTTTCGTAAAAGGGGATGACCTATGGTTAAGTCCATCATATCATCGTGATTCTGCTTTTATAGCTGTTCATATGTACAAAGGTATGCCATATGAAGAATATTTCGAGCAAGCGGAACAAATTTTACAGTCATATGGAGGAAGACCACATTGGGGTAAGTTACATGGGATGAAGCATGAACAGTTACTTGAACGTTATCCGATGCTACCTAAGTTTTTAGAAATTCGTGAAGAGTTGGATCCTAATAAGATATTCGTGAATACCTATACTGAACAGTTGTTTAACTTAGGATGA